The genomic DNA ACCTTGGGCATCAAAGTAGGTTGATGAGGGCGCAATCAGGGAAGACATCCTGAAAGAAGTGGCAAGCTGAAGGATggtaggagggagggaaagtggAGTGAGAAGTCTACATGGATATGTGGCCTGTGTGCACACTCTAGACGAGGAGATGGTCAGGCAtgtgttggggaaactgaggaagatATGTATGGCAAAAAAAGAGGGTgaagagggaagtgggggagagagggagccagtATTAGAGAGTTTGGCATCAGGGACCTCATTTTCTGAGGGCAACAGGAAGCCAGTGAAAACCTGTCATCCAGGGAGTAACGAGTCTGCATTTGTCTTAGAAAGACCCCACTGGCTGCAGTGTCCTGAGTAGATTGGATCCAGGCAGTTGACTGGAGACTGATGCTGTGGTCTAGACATGAGATGGTGGTGGCTGTGACATTTCCGTGGATCCCCAGTATCTACAGGACAGACCCAAACACCTCAGTCCATCCCCTCAGGAGTGCCTCTTCTTCTGGTGGCAACTCTTTGGTTTTGTGTTGGGGAACTCCCCTCTGCCATTTTGCTTCAAATTCTCCATCCTGATGCTCTGCCCTCCTCTCGCCAGGGCAGGCCAGTCAGATCCACTCTTCCTGGATTTTGAAGTCTGGTCAGTGGGGCTTGGTGCTTCTGGATCTCCACAGCACCTGCCCTGAAGGAACCAGCTCCCATCCAAACCTCCCACTCCCCAGATCCTCAGAGGGCTCGGGCTCCAGCCTTTCCGAGGTCTGGTTCTTCGGGTCCTCTCCGCCCCTCCGGCTTGCCAGAGCCAGTTTCCGTGGCTTACAGCCAGTGCTCTCCCTCTGATGCCCCTTCCACCGCATCTCCAGCTGCTGAGCTCCTACTCCTCTTCCAGGCTCTACCTCGAAGTGTATCTCCCTGATACCAACCAGACTGGCTCAGTCCTTCCATTTCTGGGCTCCCACAGGACCCTCTCCTAAGTATCATAGGCGTCTGAGTACTTTGCTACCCCTCCAAACCcaccagtgggggggggggtccttacAGGCTGGCACCACTTCACGCCTCCTTGTCCCACCCTGAACTGGCACAGAGCAGGAGTCCAGttagtgtttgttgaatgactaagaGAAGACCTTTGTGGTTTGTTCTGTCCTTTAGGTTCAGATTTCATATTATGGACCCAAGACCAACCCAGTCCAAGCCCTGCTCTATGTCACCGGTGTCGGTAAGTGATGACCAGGATCTTGGGacgcctctgcccctctccacacacacacacacccttgcaAAGTAGCTCTCTCCAGGAGAAACTACACTCTGGAGATTACTTTAGACTGAGCAGAGAAAAGGGACAATTTCTAGCCAGTTGTACATCTGATGGTTCATAATTATTCCTCCCCAGTCAGTGAACCATAAAGTAATTCAACGGCGGAGAGAAGGAGGGCATTTACAGGGCGTTCAATTACACCTTAATATTTTCTCAACACAGGAAGTGGTACATGGATTTTCCGCAGGAGTCTCTATACCTTTATGACAcctcaaatatttatatttctaagaaaagTAGGTGATGACACTGTCTTATACAATAATATGTAGACTGATAGTCCCCAAATGCCATGACTTATAACCCATCGTCACCGTTTTGCCATATCAATGATCTGCCTAGACTCATATTTATTTAACAGTCATctttaaataaagtaattttctaaCTTCACCTCATCTTGAACAATAATATTATAAGATGATCATTGCCATTTAAATGTGCATTAAATACCAAAACAGCGTGTGAAAACTTCAGggtttatttattaatgaatttcattcattaatacacatttatttcatcaagacacatttaaataatatgaCTAATAGAGCACTAATTCTataccaggtactgtgctaaggcTTATGGACCCAAagtttttttacctttaaaaaattttttttaagattttatttatttatttgacagagagaaagacagccagggagacagggaacacaagcagggagagtgggagaggaagaagtaggctcccagtggaggagcctgatgtggggctcgatcccagggatctgggatcacgccctgagctgaaggcaggcgcttaacgactgagccacccaggcgctcctaagaCTTTACCTTTAAACCTTATAGTAATCCTGTGAAATTGGTACAGTTATatctcattttcagatgaggaaactgaggcacaagaggTAGACAGTTTTGCCTAAGTTCATGCAGCTGGTGAATGAAGGAGCTGGTGAATCCAGAGCACTAAATGCTATGCTGTTCTGGCCCGACGCTAATATATGGCTGTGGGTGTGTCTAAAAGGTCATCCAGGTCTGTCTCACACTGAGCTCACAAGGTCACTACCTATGATGTGGGCACACAGATCTATGTCACTGGAAAGACTGTGATCACCTGTTCTGATGCAGGTTGGAAGGATTTAGAAACAGACGTATACTTTCTCAGCCTTGACATCTAGATAGAGTGGGGTATGTTTGGGGCCATGATTTGTCCCCACTGAAGCCATAATGCATGTTAGGAAGAACCAGGTAGGGTTGGAGTAACCgctgtcccccaccccaaggTCACTGGGGGGCCAGAGGCCTTTGAGAGCCTGGCTAGTTGTCCTTGCAGGAGTTCTGCACCAAGTATCCCATTGGGGTGGCCGGGAAACCTTTCTGAACCCCTGAAGGTAGCCAGACATGTAGGGTCTGGTTGACATCACAGCTGCGGTgagccccacacacacacacctgcaaaGGAAAATGGGTGTGGTCAGGTCCAGCTCTGCTATCTAAGTTGCAGTCAAACATCTTCTTTGGGGACATCGGGGTGTCTTTGAATTTGCATcttggaaagggagggagaaaagccatGGGGCAGACAATCTCCTGGGGACCATGTTGAGTGTCTTGACTTTTACCAACCCTCTCCTTTTACTCGGTGGGATTGCAGAAATTTCCTTGAGCGCGGACATCACCCGCACTGGCAAAGTGAATCCCGCTGGAGCCAAGAAGGGCCAGGTATGCTCAAATCACCTGACACTCACAGGTGCTCTACCTCTGCTGGGTTCTCCTCTGGCGCCCCCTGGTGGTGATGGTGCAAATGGCCGCCTCTTCCTTGACAAGGGACAAGTCAaaggagaaaactaaaatcaCCCTTACAATTTTGATTTTTCCCATCTCTTTTGCAAAACTAGATTCTCACCGGTTGTGAGTTCAGAGAATGTGTTGTGCAAATTAGAAACCACAGCATCATCCGGTTAATTCACGGCAGAGAAAAAACTTACAGGCAGTTCTTAACTTGGGGGTAAAAAAAATTCCCCTGCCCCAGGGTTTCTGGGCTGGTGGGAGAGATTCCCACAGTGCTGCCCACAGGGAGCGAagaatggagaaagggagaactggcagggggcagaagagggaaggagccaAGCGGGGCAGGGAAAGTCTGTTGCTGAAAGATAGTGGTGTGTGAGAGACGGGGCACGCAGGTAGCCCTCACTGGGTTTGCGGATTAACCCCAGGGTGTTCCTGAAATCCCAAAGCCGCCCACACTGTTCAGCGCTGGTGTGCACGTTAGGAGGCTATGACCTGTCAAAAGAGGAAGACCCCTCCGTGGGGTCAGCCGAGAGTGGAGGGAGGAATTACAACTCTGGGAGTGGGATCCGTCTTCCTGTCCCACCCAGAACGCAGGCCTCCCCGGGGCCAACGGTGTCCTGCAAACAGAAGATGTCATCACTATTAGATCCCTACTGGGAGGGGCTGCTTAATTTGCTTTAATCTTTGGACAGACAGCAGCTGACTGCGAAGAACAGTGCCCGCCCACACTTTGGTGAATGAGTAATTATGGGTGCACATAAGAGTCACGACTTAGATTAGAATCTCCACATGAATATTTAGCCCAGTCCGGTTTGCCAATCTGACAGTTTTTTAAAGGCGTTAAAATCCATTTTAGTACCTTGGGGTCCTCTTTTCAAGTGGATGAATTGCATTTTTGGTGAATGTGTTTAGGGTTTTTGGAGCAGGCAAACAGTCCCCTCTCGGGACTAAAGAATTCGCCGACATGGGAGCGAGGTGTAGAGCCCACGTAAGGCTATCGGGTGCTGGGGAGAGCGGCTGTGCTTTCCCAAGAGCCGGAGGGACACGCACAGGTTTCTAAACACGCCCCATCTCCGCTGGGCATCCACAGAAGACCTGGACCTGGGGCCCCCGCGGGCAAGGCGCCATCCTGCTGGTGAACTGTGACAAGGACAATCCCAAATCTTCCACCATAGACTGCAGGGATGATGAGGTGCTTGACAGCAAAGGTAAGGACCtccccccccagcctcccccctgcccaaAGAGCTCATGGAAATAGAACTTTGTCTTCTTGTAAAGCCCTTTTGTCTATGCAGCCTGAGCTTAGTAAGAGCCCTCAGAGACGGGGGTTATTGGAAGCATGTTCTCTTTAGCTTGTCCATTGCATAAGAGTGGACAAGGTTCTGAGAGGGTAAGTGCCtcagtcaaggtcacacagcagccagagaagAGCTGGGACCAGCGCTGAGTTTCCCAACGCCTCCTCCGGGCCCCATGCTCTGGTCCACGGCCCAACCTAAATTTCTGCTCTAGGGTCAAACCTGGgacctgaaataatttaaaatgaaagctgGACTATTGTCCCAAAGTCCTGTCAGAGCAGCCCTGAGCCCCTGCCACATGCTGGACACTGACCACTTCAGAATTATTAACTCATTTGCTCCTTCAAGTATAAGGCTTGGAAGTACGTACTGCcctcagccccattttacagatggggaaactggggcaTGGGGAAGTTAAGCCAGTAAGTCATGGAATCAGGGTTTGGAACCAGGCATCCTGACACCGTGGCAGGTTTGGGGGCACAAGGATGGTGATGGGCGCAGGGTCTCTGCCGGCACCCCTCTGAAGTGCGGCCAGGATGGAAGACACACGGCCCACCTGCCCTGGAGGAGGGCCCTGGGGGAGTGAGGCTGGCCAGCAAGGGCGGCAGCTCTGGCCTTCCCAGGGAGTTGCTAGGACAGCagagaaatggatgcattttgaAGTTGCAAGCAGTGGTCTCCGCCTGAGGCCAGTGGGCAGCCTCTATGCGGTGCCCTGCACAGAGGAATAATCCGAGTAGCCAGGACCCTCCGCGGGTGCTCGCAGGACGACGGCCGCTGCAACAAGCGCTTTGTGCCTATGACCCCACTCTTCCCACTGCCTGGACACCACTCTTAGCTCTGTTTACTGACAAGGAGACAGAGGCACGGAGAGCTGAAATAACTCCCAGGCTCCCGCAGACCCGGGGGTCAAACCCACTGCTGCCAATTCCCTTCACCCAGGGACTAATGCCCAGGGGGGACCACCATCCAGCTTCGCTCTCCCCACGCCTTTTTTGGCCATTATTCAGGTTGGTTCACTTCCCATGCAGGCCCAGGGGAGAAACCCATCCACTTGTCATTCCACGAATAGTTATCAAGCAACCTGCCATGCACTAGTCCCTGTTGTAGGTGCTTCTAGATGCTTCTaggctccaggggctggggacagagcacTAACAAGACAGTCGTGGCCTCTGCTTCCCTGAGCTTGCCTCCTAAGCTCACTTTCATGggagaaaaccaaaaacataattAGCTttaattccaaaatgaaaatcatttaaatcCTGGCAAGAGTATGATGAAAATAAGACCGGGAGACAGGGCCAaggcggtggggagggggatcTGAGGGGAGCGGTGAGAGAGGAGAGGGTCTTCTCCTTCCAGACCTGCAGGACATGTCCCCGGTGACCCTGACCACCAACACCCCCAGGGACTTCTTCACCAAACACCAACTGCTTCTCCACGTGGCCAAATCGGAGATGGACAAAGTCCGGGTGTTCCAAGCCAGCCGTGAGTTGCCCTCGGCCCTCACCTCGGGGTCCCTTTCTCGCCCCAGCGCAGCCCCTTTGCACCCCCTTCGGCTAATAGTTCCTGAGCCCCTGTTCTGTAGCACGTTCTAAGGACCAAGGAAATGGCAGTGAGCAAGACGGACATCCCTACCACTCCCTTCTAGAAAGGGCACACAGACGAAATGCTAACAGACAAGAAGCTGATGTCTGGTGCTGGTGAGCACCAAGGAGGAAATAGCCTCCCTCCCAGGGACTGCTGGAACTGTGACTCTTCCTCTCTGCCaccacacacacgcgcacacacacgggACTCTTGTTTACGGAGACTGTTGAATCCAGGCTGACTGCATGTGTTACGTAACAGCGTGTCCTCCAGCGTGGGGCTCGTCAAAGACAGCATCACCTCCTTAGCCCCTCACGAGGACCTGCTACCGAGGGCCAGGCTCGTACAAGGCACAGGGCACAGAGCAAAGAACAGAACAAAGTCCTGTCCTCGTGGCACTTCCCTCTTGGTGGGTTGAGAGAGACCATGTATAAAATAATTAGTCAATCATCTAGTGTGCCTGGTGGCGTTAAACGCTACGCAGAAGGATGCAACAGGGACGGGGGTGTGGATGAGGGGTAGAGTCTGGGATGCGAGGAGAGGGGACACCCCGTTAGGTGTCATTTGAGCAGAAGGAGCTGTGGGAACCGCCACGCAGACACCcaggggaagggcattccaggcagagggaaccccgagggcaaaggccctgaggtgcgATCGTGCCTGTGGGCTTGAGGAAGGCAGGCGGGGAAGCCAATGTGGCCAGAGTGCAGGACACGAGCATTAAGGTGGTAGATGagggtggagaagaaagggaaggggccaGCTCAGGCAGGCACGGAATGACTTTGGCTTCTAGTCTGAGCGACGTGGGGGACGCCTCCTGAGGGCTTTGTGCAGACACACAACTCGATCTGACTTACTTCCATCCTCAATCTAAGTGATCAGACTCACACTGATTGAGGGGCAAACCAACTCCTCGCCTCCGCTGaagcatcacctcctccaggaagccctccctggccCTCTGGGGTTCTCTCCATCACAGCACTCATTACTGCCTGTGATTTTGActgtctctgctcctcctccctcacccagGAGACTGTGTACTCCTTGGGGACCAGGACAGTGACTACCTCCCTGGTGTCTCCAGGTGTCAGCtgagagcaggtgctcaggaatgaatgaatgaatgaatgaaccataaTGTGTATTGGACTTGTATGTATACGGTTGGGAATGGCTCAGGCACCCCCATACCCCCCATTACTCCATCCCTGGACCCCCAGCCAGTGGGGGATGTCCCAGCTGACACTTTAGCTTCTTTCTCCTACAGGAGGGCTCATTTAGCTGTGACATGTCGTCCTGAGAGTGGTGGCCCTGGGAAGGCACCACAGCACCGGAGAGACTAAGACCTGagcctcccttctctccactaGGGGGCAAACAGATCTCCAGTTACAGGGCAGTCCTGGGGCCACAGCAGCCCAGTCATCGCCTGGATCTCCCAGGTGGCCAGCACAGTGTGGACTTCTACGTGGAGGGCCTGGCTTTCCCAGACGTCAACTTCCCGGGGCTCATTTCCCTCACCGTCTCCCTGCTGGACACGTCCAACCCGGTAGGCCAAGATGGCAGCCCAAGGGGAGACCCGAGCTACCAGGCCTTGGCCCAGCTCGAGGGTGGGGTTACAGAGCCCAGCCAGGAAGCCGTAGGGGTGAGGGTCCGGTTGCGGTGACAGCTCTGCCCTTACCCACGCCTTACAGGACCTCCCTGCCGCTCTCCTTTTCCAAGACAGTGTGGTCTTCCGTGTGGccccctggatcatgacccccAACACCCAGCCCCCAGAGGAGGTATACGTGTGCAGGTGAGGGCCCGGGGTGCCAGGATCGGGGCACAGACACACCGGGAGGGGCCCTGGGTTCTGGCCACAGTCCCCCCGCCAAATATCTGCTGTGTAAATGGGGAAAAGGGACCCCTCCTGCAACGTGCCGAGGGCTTCTGGACATTTTGTAATAAAAAGGCTGGGAAATTCCTGTTGCTACTGTTTTGTCCTCGCTCTCCTGCCCTAATGCAGGCGGAGGGCGGCTTTCTGTCCCGAAGACCCATAGCGCTCGCTAGACATAGCAGATGAAAACCCTCAGTCCGTGAGCCAGCCTGCCAGGCTCAGTGGGCGGCCTGTGGACCTTCTGCACCAGAAACCGTTTCAAATGCCTGTTCCCGGCCAACCTCAGAACTgtggggtctggggtctggggaggggacCCTTCTTCCTTTTAACAAGCTGCCCTGGGGAGCCTTGCCTCTGCCTGGCCATCTGAGAGCACCTGTTACATATGCTAGGGTCCCAGGGGGACCCTCCGCTCTTCTCTTGCGGTGGCTTCCAGGCAGAAGGGGTGAGGGCTAACCTAGTGGTTGCCTGGAGTTTAGGATGGAGGCTGAAAGCTAGcaaggcctgggttcaaatcccagtgctGTCCCCCCCACCAGATGGCATGACCTTGAGCATTGACCTCCTCATGGTGGCTTCTCCCGGATGGAAGGGGAGCCCATTAGTCCCCTCATGGACGGTGGCAGGAGTTCACTGAATGTTTGCTGAGAGCAGGGAGACAGGGTGAGCCGGGCCTCTCCGTCCAGGCCACAGGCATCTCCTGAGCTGCcgctgtgcccctccccctctccatccaGGCCTgagctcctgccccaccccctagGCACTCTACAGGGGTCCAGCTTGCCCCTCAGAGCCTGGCCAAGTGCTGTCCACTGAATCCAGAGCACTAAGGAGcttcctttctgctctttctAGGGTACTTGAAAATGCGGACTTCCTCAAGTCAGTGATCGCTCTGGCCAAGGAAGCCAAGTGCAAGTTGACCATCCCCTCCCAGAAGCAGAGCAAGGATGACCGGTGGATGCAGGCATGTGGCcctgtggggcgggggggtgagACACACAGCATGGATCTTCCTGAGGGCCAAGGGACACTGGGGACCCGAGGCTCTTGGGGCTGGGCCTAGAGGCTTGCTGGTCACCCTTCTTCGGATGGACAGGAAGCGAGGAGCCTCGGAGGGTCTGGGCACGTGGGGGCTCAGGCAAGTGATTAAAGCGACATTTATGGCCAGCCACTGTCTGCCTGCCGTGGTCACCAAGATAAATCCAACCTCCTGCCTAAAAACTCTCAGATGACCTCTGGAAATGACGCAAAGGTCAAGGGGCTGGAGCTCAACCGGTCCCTCCAGTGGCCCTCCCACCAAGCCAGCCTTCCTGGGCTCAGCCACCGTACCAGGCCTCACTCCTGCTCCAGCACTTTCCATGGTTCCCATCTCCTCCCTCTCAGCCTGCCTCCAGCCCGCCCCCCCAACCTGGCTGCCCCTTACCTTTTGCCAGCCTGCTGGCCACACTGTATCACTATTCTGTCTCGGTACCAGGCTCCCCCATCATGCCacgagctccctgagggcagagactgaGTCTTACTCAGCTCAGCACCCAGCACCCGGCATGGGGCAGTGGCTGCAGGCAGCTGGCAGACTGAACCAAACCTCCTCGCCACTCCCTTGCTTTGTCGGGGTCTTTGACCTTCCATGCCGTTCCCCTTGCTCCCACCTCCTCCGTGACTCTGCTCACgctgttccctctctccactGTCCTTCCCGTTCCCATCCCCCACATCCAGGTCCTGCTTGTACAATCCCTGCTTGCAAAGCTTCCCCTCCAAAAACCTCTCGTCCCTCTCCTAAACCCACAGAGAAcaccctctcttctttcttgaagTCCTGTCTGTGTTAAGTGGGACCGAACGGTATAAGATTGCTGGTAGCCCCATCTTTGACCTATAAGAGTGGCCCTTTCGGGGGTTCAGCCCAAGAGAGGTCACATCTGACATCATATCTATCAGAGCACAGGTAGGATTCGCCCCAGGCGCATTTCTGAGCCCTCCCCACTTTTGCCCCATGGGCGAGCGTGGGTCTGACCTGCCCCCCTTCTTTGCCCATCCCAACCCTGTCAGGAGCCCCTCCTTCCTGGCCCATCACCTCCTCACACTGGGTGCTAGGTGAccagctccctgaggacagggcctGAGGCTCACTCACCGGGTCCCTGGCACCTGCAGCACCCGGCCCCTACGCTCACTAGGAGTGGGGGTGACCCCATTTGTGCACACAGGGTAATAAGCTCGGCTTCCTCAGAGCCCCTTCTCTGGGGTCGAACACTGCACAGGAATCTGCCCTTGACCACAGGGGGAGAGCGAGTGGGTCCGCGCCCCCCTCCTTGCACTGGGTGTCACGACCTGCGCAGCACGCCCATCAGCCCTCCTTCCCCTCGCTCTGCACAGGACGAGATAGAGATCGGCTACATCCAAGCGCCGCACAAGACCTTGCCTGTGGTCTTTGACTCTCCGAGGAACAGGGGCCTGAAGGAGTTCCCCATCAAATGCATGCTGGTACGTGCTGGTGGGGCCTGCGGCTGCTGAGATAGCCCCCACCCCAAGGCCTCCTTCCTCACCACCCGTGGCTGAGCACCCCGGGCTCCGTAGTAGGCGCACTTCCTGCTGGGTCCGCGATCGCGCAGGTGGGCCGTGGTATTTTTGTCACTACTGAGATGAGATCCGGCTCTCTATTTCCCAAAGCTCTTTCCAGCCATGAGCTCAGCTTGTCCTCAAAATAGCCCTGCCAAGGACGTCAGGTCAGGCTGTGGCATCCTTGTCCCACTGAAGATGTTCTTGCTGCACGGTGCGGGTGGGACCAGGACTGCAACCTTCCCAAACATCTGGATGGAGGCTCTGTCTTTTGGGTGGGGTCTGGCCTTTGTGGCGGGTCCATCTGGGACATGGGGTGGCTTTGGGGCTCAGAGTGGTCATTTCCCAGATGTGACTCTGCATGtgtttgggggcgggggtgggggtgacttGTTGGTGAATCAGGCTGCAACAGCCTGGCAGGTCCGCGTAAACTCGGCGCGGAATGATGATGTTAGGAATAGTAACATTTGTCGAGCGTGCATTCTGTGTCAGACACGATGCCAAATTCTTTACATTCACTGACTCATTTAATCTGTCCAGCAAACTTTAATCTAGATGCTATCAGTAGGCCCATTTTATAGAGtaagaaaccgaggctcagagaggggcagccaCTTTTCCAAGGTCACGCAAAAAGGAGAAGCTGGCACTGAACCAGGCGGATCTGGCCCCATGAGCTCCGTACCCAGCATGCCGCCAGGTGCGCACCCCGGGCCCTGAGAGCCCCTGACTCCAGGCGCCGAGGAAGCACGGAGGAAAgagtgtggggtgtggggtgcaAGGTTTGCTCCGATGAATGGCTTTCCGGGGAGCACCCTGCACCCCATGGAAGGGGAGGTGTCCCTGCCCACGTAGGAGGCTTTAAAAGGAAATCTGAGTTCAACTCAGCAACTTGTCCGAGTCTTGCTCACTCTCCTGCGCTGAGTGGTGCCGAGGAAGAGCTTCGGTTGGGTCCAGCCCGGAATCAGGTTAATCCTGTTTCAGGACCACCACTGGGATAAATGAGCCAGCTGCCCACTGGGACCGTGGTCCCTCCCACTGTCCTCAGCCCTGCTCTGCTCAGTGGCCTGTCTCCTGCTTCCATATTTCAAGTGTGACACAGGCTAGATACTCTGACGTCACCAGTCAAATCTCCGGAGTCCTGCCAGGCAGACACACCCCTCAGCACAGGTGTCCTCACCTCTCCCACACCCAGCCTCGGACGAGGGGCTGCGATGTGTTCTTAGGCAAGCACGGCTGCGGTTTCCTGACCCACGTCACTCAGGAAGAGAATTGGGCTAAAAGTCAAACTTGTCACCAGACGACGTCCCCATTGGCTTTTCCAAACTCATCATGGGCCACTTCCCCGGTCCCTCACCCAGCTCCAAACCTCACGGGTCTTCTTCCTGTGGTTCAAATGTGCCCAAGAGCTCCTCACCTCAtagcctttgcatatgctgttccttctgcctacaATGCTCTTCCCACTTCCCACGGCTGACTGTGTCCCAgccttcaggtctcagctgcAGGGCTCTCTTCAGTGAGACCATCCCTGACGCTGAAGGACGCCTTGCATCGGCCCCTGGCATTCTCGGCTACAGCACCTCGCTGGTTTCTTCCGGAGTCCTTTGTTATAAATCACTGACTTGTTATTTCCCTTTTGTTGTCTGTTTCCCGCTAGACCATCAACACCAGGAGGGCAGGGTCCGAGGCCGCGGTGTCCATCACTGCTCACGGGCCGCTTAGCACACAGCTTGACCGCAGTGGGTATTCTCCCCATCAGACAATATGTCAGTAAATTTTATACCACCTGTAAGTGGAAAACCAGCGGCGTTTACCATAAATAGAAGGCAACCGTGAAGGTaaacagaagtaaaacaaaataatgctATTAAAGCCAGCTCGATACAAGTGAGTGCAAGAGCTGAGCCAAGTGTTGCTCTCCGTTTGTTAAAATGGGAGATGAGCAGTTTTCGAGAATGGATTTGCACACTCGGGGTCTTCGATGAACAGAAAGACTAGAGGAAAGCCAACAGGGTGACACGTGTCTAAAGTCTGTGCCAAAAGCTGTATCAGGCAGCACGTGGGAGCGTCCCCTGCGCCTCCCACTCCTGGGGGGCCACTTCGGCCAAGGACACACCTTCTATTTGCCTTCAGAAATCCAAGCCTGCAGCCTGCGGAACTGAGCCCCTCTCATGGCAACGGCCAAGGCAGTGACTTGTATgaatttatcattcattcatcaaatattcttTGAGCCCATTCTCTGT from Ailuropoda melanoleuca isolate Jingjing chromosome 11, ASM200744v2, whole genome shotgun sequence includes the following:
- the LOC100471129 gene encoding protein-arginine deiminase type-4 isoform X3; its protein translation is MAQGAVIHVAPEQSTYAVCVLGTETKLDVYGSAPAGYTSFSINASPGVVVDVAHSPPAKKNSTGSSKWSLDPSLEVSLRMKAASSSTGDQKVQISYYGPKTNPVQALLYVTGVEISLSADITRTGKVNPAGAKKGQKTWTWGPRGQGAILLVNCDKDNPKSSTIDCRDDEVLDSKDLQDMSPVTLTTNTPRDFFTKHQLLLHVAKSEMDKVRVFQASRGKQISSYRAVLGPQQPSHRLDLPGGQHSVDFYVEGLAFPDVNFPGLISLTVSLLDTSNPDLPAALLFQDSVVFRVAPWIMTPNTQPPEEVYVCRVLENADFLKSVIALAKEAKCKLTIPSQKQSKDDRWMQDEIEIGYIQAPHKTLPVVFDSPRNRGLKEFPIKCMLGPDFGYVTRGPETGEVTTFDSFGNLEVSPPVTVGKKKYPLGRILIGSSSYPSAESQEMHQAVQDFLSAQQVQAPVRLYSDWLFVGHVDEFLSFVPAHKKGFRLLLASPRSCYRLFEEQLKEGHGEAVLFEGIKSKKKPENKGHSVRQEPERT